One segment of Deltaproteobacteria bacterium DNA contains the following:
- a CDS encoding methionyl-tRNA formyltransferase, whose translation MKIILLGQAAFAEKTLEKLAGKGEEVLAVFCPPDAPGGKFDPVKQRALQMGIPVHQHKTLKTPEVLEQFTALQADLAILAFVTQIVPPPVFTAPRFGSICFHPSLLPKYRGRSAINWALINGEKTTGISLFWVDQGIDTGPLLLTKEVEVDPDETTGTIYFNKLFPVGIEAIAEAVELIKAGNPPRIVQDESLANYDPPCGDEHARIEWTKPAQTVYNLIRGCDPQPGAHATWQGKMVRFYDCRLRSEATTAAPGQVVEVGAEDVNIAAPGGVIVAKKMRGEGGKIAGAEFAKQSGLTVGAQFS comes from the coding sequence ATGAAGATCATTCTTCTCGGGCAAGCTGCATTTGCCGAAAAGACGTTAGAGAAACTGGCGGGAAAAGGCGAAGAGGTACTGGCCGTCTTTTGTCCGCCCGATGCGCCAGGGGGGAAGTTCGACCCGGTGAAACAGCGCGCTTTGCAAATGGGCATTCCCGTCCATCAGCATAAAACCCTCAAGACGCCGGAAGTGCTTGAGCAGTTTACGGCTTTGCAGGCAGACCTCGCCATCTTAGCGTTCGTGACGCAAATCGTACCGCCGCCGGTGTTTACCGCCCCGCGATTCGGCAGCATTTGTTTCCATCCCTCGCTGCTGCCCAAATATCGCGGGCGCAGTGCCATCAACTGGGCGCTGATCAACGGCGAGAAGACCACCGGGATTTCCCTGTTCTGGGTCGATCAAGGGATCGATACCGGCCCGCTCCTCCTGACCAAGGAAGTAGAGGTCGATCCCGACGAGACCACTGGCACGATTTACTTCAATAAACTCTTCCCTGTTGGCATTGAGGCGATTGCCGAGGCGGTCGAGCTCATTAAAGCCGGCAATCCCCCGCGTATTGTCCAAGACGAGTCTCTGGCCAATTACGATCCCCCGTGCGGCGATGAGCACGCGCGCATCGAGTGGACGAAACCCGCGCAGACTGTGTATAACCTGATCCGTGGGTGCGATCCGCAACCTGGGGCACATGCGACTTGGCAAGGTAAGATGGTGCGCTTCTACGATTGCCGTCTGCGAAGCGAGGCGACGACGGCGGCTCCCGGTCAGGTTGTGGAGGTCGGAGCGGAAGATGTGAACATTGCCGCCCCCGGTGGCGTGATTGTCGCGAAGAAAATGCGCGGCGAAGGCGGGAAGATTGCCGGGGCGGAATTTGCCAAGCAGTCTGGCCTGACGGTCGGGGCTCAATTTTCTTGA
- a CDS encoding homoserine kinase yields MAVYTVLSRKVLAGFAEDYGLGKLTKASGVPAGSVNTHYLLETQKGKFFLKIDEVKRRHEAQRELELLLFLRAHGFACPRPLANREGRFLTDYEGKTVSVCPFIAGAVFTEKDFTLGQLEKTGRALASLHLLGQTYKRPLENRFCFERIVDLYPAVKTHLPSYFRHLIHVLDDELSHQAHFAEERLPKGVIHGDLFADNILFRTGRVAAVLDFEAAGHGKFIYDLATAVNALCYIDGNYLSDRFDALVHGYQDVRTLSLGEWDAFPNELRFSALRFTVTRLKDFFLRPVENQLRVHKDFKDFFERLQVLRRERAGGMDRLLMAMATGYDYRQYQKVRSQSKPASSPPAHRQGTNGRSWVPVPGLTSVSRRLQVAH; encoded by the coding sequence ATGGCGGTATACACAGTGTTGAGTCGCAAGGTGTTGGCCGGTTTTGCCGAAGACTACGGCCTCGGCAAGCTCACGAAAGCGTCTGGCGTTCCAGCCGGCTCGGTCAACACGCACTATCTTCTCGAAACCCAGAAGGGGAAATTTTTCCTCAAAATCGACGAGGTGAAGCGCCGCCACGAGGCACAACGCGAGCTAGAACTCCTGCTGTTCCTCCGCGCGCACGGCTTTGCCTGCCCACGTCCGCTGGCGAACCGAGAAGGCCGCTTTTTAACGGACTATGAAGGCAAAACGGTGTCTGTGTGTCCGTTCATCGCCGGTGCCGTCTTCACGGAAAAAGACTTTACCCTCGGTCAATTAGAAAAAACTGGGCGGGCGCTCGCTTCGCTCCACCTTCTCGGACAAACCTACAAAAGGCCCCTGGAAAATCGTTTCTGCTTCGAACGTATTGTCGATCTCTATCCCGCAGTGAAGACCCATCTTCCCTCCTATTTCCGTCACCTGATCCACGTCCTCGATGATGAACTGAGCCATCAGGCGCACTTCGCAGAGGAACGGCTTCCGAAAGGGGTGATTCACGGCGACTTGTTTGCCGACAACATCCTCTTTCGCACGGGCAGGGTGGCGGCAGTGCTCGATTTCGAGGCGGCAGGGCATGGAAAATTCATCTATGACCTTGCCACTGCCGTGAACGCCTTGTGCTACATCGACGGCAACTATCTCAGCGACCGCTTCGATGCGCTTGTGCATGGCTACCAAGACGTCCGCACCCTGTCGCTCGGGGAATGGGACGCTTTTCCTAACGAATTGCGCTTCTCTGCCCTGCGTTTTACTGTCACCCGTCTGAAAGACTTCTTTTTGCGGCCGGTAGAGAACCAGTTACGGGTGCATAAAGATTTCAAAGACTTCTTCGAGCGCCTCCAAGTCCTGCGGCGTGAACGCGCCGGAGGGATGGATCGCCTCCTCATGGCCATGGCGACCGGCTATGACTATCGCCAGTACCAGAAGGTCCGCTCCCAAAGTAAACCAGCGAGCAGTCCCCCCGCACACCGCCAAGGGACGAATGGGAGATCCTGGGTGCCGGTTCCTGGCCTCACTTCGGTAAGCAGGCGTCTCCAGGTCGCTCATTAG
- a CDS encoding PQQ-binding-like beta-propeller repeat protein, translating to MTYKRMVRRQMVATLALMSTMLSSRVSNAAGPPDTDWLSYNGTVNGQRYSPLDQINVQNVASLAEVCRLKVDDSGTFQAGPLQIDGTLYLTNSYDTLAVDATNCTVRWRNVYKPEQEGVFLINRGVAFANGKLFRGTPDSRLLAIDAATGKTLWQQQVGDPTQGEFFSSVPVIWQGLLIVGSAGSDWGIRGRIMAYEQESGREVWRFYTIPRGNEVGAETWKDRNSARYGGGGSWTTYTLDMASGEVFVPVGNPAPDFVPSHRPGANLFSDSMVVLDARTGALKWWHQMLPNDGLDLDLAAAPMLYWNRAGEPMVAIGSKDGYLYGVNRETQKRIFLTPVTTIKKPDRAPTSKGVYTCPGPLGGVEWNGPAYDHGAKQIVVGSVDWCSILKSDEVDYQPGKFFVAGSWEPDPTWSGWVTAVDPDSGTVRWKYHADTPVVAGITPTAGGVTFTGDMGGNFLALESATGKLLLKTATGGSLAGGVITYALDGKQYVALTSGNVSRMSFGEGGKPTLILYALADGARSAAPVPAQQSAAPTVPTTVTAAASTPDAGRGKELFGKNCAACHGRSGEGGTGPALTGIRSRLDFAATVNWIENPSAKMPRLYPSTFDAQAVVDVAAYVQGF from the coding sequence ATGACGTACAAGAGAATGGTGCGCCGTCAGATGGTAGCGACACTGGCGCTTATGTCCACTATGTTATCATCAAGAGTGAGTAACGCTGCCGGCCCACCCGACACGGACTGGCTGAGCTACAACGGGACGGTGAACGGCCAGCGCTACTCGCCGCTCGATCAGATCAACGTGCAGAACGTGGCGTCGCTCGCCGAAGTCTGCCGTCTCAAGGTGGACGATTCGGGAACGTTTCAAGCCGGGCCTCTGCAAATTGATGGTACGCTGTACCTCACCAACTCGTACGACACCCTCGCGGTTGATGCGACCAACTGCACGGTACGCTGGCGCAATGTCTACAAACCTGAGCAAGAAGGCGTCTTCTTGATTAACCGGGGCGTGGCCTTTGCGAACGGCAAGCTGTTCCGTGGTACACCCGATAGCCGTCTGCTCGCCATTGATGCGGCCACGGGCAAGACGCTCTGGCAGCAGCAGGTCGGTGATCCGACGCAAGGCGAATTCTTCAGCTCGGTGCCGGTGATTTGGCAAGGGCTTTTGATCGTCGGTTCGGCGGGCAGCGACTGGGGGATTCGTGGGCGCATTATGGCCTACGAGCAGGAGAGCGGGCGTGAGGTGTGGCGTTTCTACACGATCCCGCGCGGCAACGAGGTCGGTGCCGAGACTTGGAAGGACCGCAACAGTGCACGCTACGGCGGCGGTGGCAGTTGGACCACGTATACCCTCGACATGGCGAGCGGCGAAGTATTTGTGCCGGTCGGCAACCCTGCGCCTGACTTCGTGCCGAGCCACCGGCCCGGGGCGAACCTTTTCTCTGACAGTATGGTTGTGCTCGACGCGCGCACCGGCGCACTCAAGTGGTGGCATCAGATGCTACCGAACGACGGGTTGGATCTCGATCTTGCTGCGGCACCGATGCTGTACTGGAACCGCGCCGGAGAGCCGATGGTCGCCATCGGCAGCAAGGATGGGTATCTCTACGGCGTCAATCGCGAAACCCAAAAACGGATCTTTCTGACTCCCGTGACTACTATCAAGAAACCGGATCGTGCACCGACCTCGAAGGGCGTGTATACCTGCCCGGGGCCGCTTGGTGGTGTCGAATGGAACGGTCCGGCCTACGATCATGGAGCGAAACAGATCGTGGTGGGATCGGTCGATTGGTGTTCGATCCTCAAGTCCGACGAGGTTGATTACCAGCCCGGCAAGTTCTTCGTCGCCGGGAGTTGGGAACCGGATCCTACCTGGAGCGGTTGGGTGACGGCGGTCGATCCCGATTCCGGCACTGTGCGGTGGAAATATCACGCCGACACCCCCGTGGTTGCGGGCATTACGCCGACCGCTGGTGGCGTGACGTTCACTGGCGATATGGGCGGCAATTTCCTCGCGCTCGAATCTGCCACCGGCAAACTGTTGCTCAAGACGGCGACTGGCGGATCGCTCGCGGGTGGTGTGATCACGTATGCGCTCGACGGTAAGCAGTACGTGGCCCTCACCTCGGGCAACGTCTCGCGCATGTCGTTTGGCGAGGGAGGCAAACCGACACTGATCCTCTACGCGCTCGCAGATGGCGCACGTTCGGCAGCGCCAGTACCCGCGCAGCAGTCCGCTGCACCAACGGTTCCGACCACAGTAACCGCAGCCGCTTCTACCCCGGACGCGGGACGTGGCAAGGAGCTGTTTGGCAAGAACTGCGCGGCTTGCCATGGGAGGAGTGGTGAAGGTGGCACTGGTCCAGCCTTGACCGGCATACGTTCGCGGCTCGATTTCGCGGCTACCGTCAACTGGATCGAGAACCCCTCGGCGAAGATGCCACGCCTCTATCCTTCCACGTTCGATGCGCAGGCGGTGGTCGACGTGGCGGCGTACGTCCAGGGGTTCTGA
- a CDS encoding PQQ-binding-like beta-propeller repeat protein, with the protein MKKLKGTTLRRTMAALTITAMLLASGIGQSASPPDTDWLSYNGTVNGQRYSPLDQINVQNVASLAEVCRLKVDDSGTFQAGLVQIEGTLYLTNAHDTLAVDATNCTLRWRNVYRPEQEDVYQINRGVAFANGKLFRGTPDGRMLAIDAASGKTLWQQQVGDPAQGEFFSSVPAIWQGLLIAGTAGSDWGIRGRIMAYEQESGREVWRFFTVPRGKETGAETWKDWKSARYGGGGSWTTYTLDMASGEVFAPVGNPAPDFAPAHRPGANLFTDSMVVLDARTGALKWWHQMLSNDGLDLDLAAAPMLYWNSRGEPMVAIGSKDGHLYGVNRETQERVFKTPVTTIKKPDRAPTTQGVHSCPGPLGGVEWNGPAYDQLAKQIVVGSVDWCALFKSDEVDYQPGKFLFAGSYVLDDAKRGWVSAVDPDSGALRWQYHSDAPVVAGVTPTAGGVTFTGDMSGNFLALESATSKPLLKTATGGALAGGVITYALGGKQYVAITSGNVSSRLSFGESGKPSMVIYALAESGQSAAKAPSPQSAAPTVPTTVTAAAAAPDAGRGKELFNKNCAACHGRSGEGAAGPALKGVRTRLDFATTVNWIENPSAKMPRLYPSTLDAQAVVDVAAYVQGF; encoded by the coding sequence ATGAAGAAGTTGAAGGGAACGACACTGCGCCGGACGATGGCGGCACTGACAATAACAGCCATGTTGCTGGCCTCAGGAATAGGACAGTCTGCTAGCCCACCCGACACCGACTGGCTGAGCTACAACGGGACGGTGAATGGTCAGCGCTACTCGCCGCTTGATCAGATCAACGTGCAAAATGTGGCGTCGCTCGCCGAAGTTTGCCGTCTGAAGGTCGACGATTCGGGGACGTTTCAGGCTGGGCTCGTCCAGATCGAGGGGACGCTGTATCTCACCAACGCGCACGACACTCTCGCAGTCGACGCGACGAATTGCACGTTGCGTTGGCGCAACGTCTATCGGCCCGAGCAGGAGGATGTCTACCAGATCAATCGTGGCGTCGCCTTCGCGAACGGCAAGCTGTTCCGTGGGACGCCCGATGGTCGCATGCTGGCGATCGATGCGGCGAGCGGCAAGACGCTCTGGCAGCAGCAGGTCGGCGATCCGGCGCAGGGAGAATTCTTCAGCTCCGTGCCGGCGATTTGGCAAGGTCTTCTGATCGCCGGTACGGCCGGTAGCGACTGGGGGATTCGTGGGCGGATCATGGCCTACGAGCAGGAGAGTGGCCGTGAGGTGTGGCGCTTTTTTACCGTCCCGCGTGGTAAGGAAACAGGTGCCGAGACTTGGAAGGATTGGAAGAGTGCGCGTTATGGCGGCGGAGGTAGTTGGACGACCTATACGCTCGACATGGCCAGTGGCGAGGTATTCGCGCCGGTCGGCAATCCCGCGCCTGACTTTGCCCCCGCCCATCGACCAGGAGCGAATCTCTTCACCGACAGTATGGTCGTCCTCGATGCGCGCACGGGTGCACTGAAGTGGTGGCATCAGATGCTCTCGAACGATGGGCTCGATCTCGATCTCGCCGCCGCACCGATGTTGTATTGGAACAGCCGAGGCGAGCCGATGGTCGCGATCGGCAGTAAGGATGGGCATCTCTACGGCGTCAACCGCGAAACGCAGGAGCGCGTGTTCAAGACCCCGGTGACGACCATTAAGAAGCCCGACCGCGCGCCGACCACGCAGGGCGTGCATAGCTGTCCGGGGCCGTTGGGCGGGGTCGAATGGAACGGACCCGCCTACGATCAGCTAGCGAAACAGATTGTGGTGGGCTCTGTCGACTGGTGTGCGCTCTTCAAGTCCGATGAGGTCGATTACCAGCCCGGCAAATTCCTGTTCGCCGGGAGTTATGTGTTGGATGACGCAAAGCGCGGCTGGGTAAGCGCAGTCGATCCAGATTCCGGCGCATTGCGCTGGCAGTATCACTCCGACGCGCCCGTCGTCGCTGGCGTCACCCCGACCGCTGGCGGCGTGACCTTCACTGGCGACATGAGCGGAAATTTCCTCGCGCTCGAATCCGCCACCAGCAAACCGCTGCTCAAGACTGCCACCGGTGGCGCGTTAGCGGGTGGCGTGATTACCTATGCGCTTGGCGGCAAGCAGTACGTGGCAATCACCTCGGGCAATGTTTCGTCGCGCTTGTCATTTGGCGAGAGCGGCAAACCGTCGATGGTCATCTACGCGCTTGCAGAAAGCGGGCAGTCGGCAGCAAAAGCACCGTCTCCGCAGTCCGCTGCGCCGACGGTGCCAACTACAGTAACCGCAGCAGCAGCTGCTCCAGACGCGGGACGTGGCAAGGAGCTGTTCAACAAGAACTGCGCGGCTTGCCATGGGAGGAGCGGTGAGGGTGCCGCCGGGCCGGCCTTGAAAGGCGTGCGCACGCGGCTCGATTTCGCTACCACGGTCAACTGGATCGAGAACCCCTCGGCGAAGATGCCACGCCTCTATCCCTCCACGCTCGATGCGCAGGCGGTGGTCGATGTGGCGGCGTACGTCCAGGGGTTCTGA
- a CDS encoding N-formylglutamate amidohydrolase, producing MKDDAVFELLNPIGNSSLVLTCEHASYAVPERYGNLGIGDEEIRRHIGWDIGARWVVEALSLALDAPAVCSGYSRLLIDCNRDVSDHDLIVSESDGARIQGNRQVSDTEREQRIAEFYDPYHAAIDRLLHERRERETVLLSIHSFTPVLGKKERPFELGVLFDKYEDVAQEVGQRLHRKEYRVRYNEPYSGMDGLIFSARSHGERHGLVYLELEINNGIIARPEQATRVGRIVGETLQTLFPGLRHDGEP from the coding sequence ATGAAAGATGACGCGGTATTTGAGCTGTTGAACCCCATTGGGAACTCTTCCCTTGTTTTAACCTGTGAACATGCGTCTTATGCTGTGCCGGAGCGGTACGGCAACTTGGGAATCGGCGACGAAGAAATCCGTCGCCACATTGGTTGGGACATTGGCGCGCGGTGGGTCGTCGAGGCCCTCTCCCTCGCGCTTGATGCCCCTGCGGTCTGTTCCGGCTATTCCCGCCTCTTGATCGACTGCAACCGCGACGTGTCCGACCATGATCTTATCGTCAGCGAGAGCGATGGCGCGCGGATTCAGGGCAATCGGCAGGTCTCGGATACCGAACGAGAGCAGCGGATCGCGGAATTCTACGATCCCTATCATGCCGCCATCGACCGATTGCTGCATGAACGCAGGGAACGGGAGACTGTGCTGCTGAGCATTCACAGCTTCACCCCGGTCCTCGGGAAGAAAGAACGACCGTTCGAGCTTGGGGTGCTCTTCGATAAGTACGAAGACGTGGCTCAGGAAGTCGGCCAGCGTCTCCATCGGAAAGAGTACCGGGTGCGCTATAACGAACCTTACTCGGGCATGGATGGTCTGATCTTTAGCGCTCGGAGTCACGGCGAGCGGCACGGACTCGTTTATCTCGAACTAGAAATCAATAACGGCATTATCGCTCGACCGGAGCAGGCCACCCGCGTGGGCCGCATCGTGGGAGAGACGTTGCAGACGCTCTTTCCTGGCTTGCGTCACGACGGGGAGCCGTAA
- a CDS encoding acetyl-CoA carboxylase biotin carboxylase subunit produces MFKKILIANRGEIASRVARTCHEMGIATVAIYSDADLSSPHVYAAHEAVHIGPAPAAASYLNVDAILQVAKQTGAEAIHPGYGFLSENAAFARRVEAAGLTFIGPAPHSLEAVGNKIFARQTVTKLGVPVIPALENPSSDPALLREQAHALGYPLLIKAAAGGGGKGMRIVRQEKDLADAVAAAQREAIAAFADGTVYLERYLERPRHIEVQILGDKHGALIHLGERECSIQRRYQKILEETPSPAVSAELRSQLTAAALTVAKAAGYYNAGTVEFILDSEGRFYFLEVNARLQVEHPITEWVTRLDLVREQIRIAAGEHLGLRQDDVQAKGHALECRIYAEDPANGFFPFPGKILAWQAPLGPGIRVDAGIEQHTEVSVYYDPLIAKFSTWGQDREQARKRMEAALRQSVILGLTTNVEFLLDLIAHPAFVSGETHTGFLTEHFSHWQPQRQTHVFEAALAAVLGHSVTSRTETMPQADPETPWQQLGGWRMGA; encoded by the coding sequence GTGTTCAAAAAGATCTTGATCGCGAACCGAGGAGAAATCGCCAGCCGCGTTGCCCGCACGTGTCATGAAATGGGCATCGCCACCGTGGCGATTTACTCCGACGCCGACCTTTCCTCTCCCCATGTGTATGCTGCTCATGAGGCAGTCCACATCGGACCAGCCCCAGCAGCGGCGAGTTATCTCAATGTTGACGCCATTCTACAGGTAGCGAAACAGACCGGCGCGGAAGCGATCCACCCGGGCTACGGCTTTCTCTCAGAAAATGCCGCTTTTGCCCGCCGCGTGGAAGCCGCCGGACTGACGTTCATCGGCCCGGCGCCACACTCCCTCGAAGCCGTGGGCAACAAAATCTTCGCGCGCCAGACCGTGACCAAACTCGGCGTGCCGGTAATCCCAGCGCTGGAAAATCCGTCTTCAGACCCGGCTCTCCTGCGCGAACAAGCGCACGCCCTTGGCTATCCGCTCTTAATTAAAGCCGCAGCCGGTGGCGGCGGCAAAGGCATGCGCATCGTGCGTCAAGAAAAAGATCTCGCCGACGCGGTTGCTGCTGCGCAACGCGAAGCCATCGCCGCCTTCGCCGACGGGACGGTCTATCTCGAACGCTACCTCGAACGCCCACGCCACATCGAAGTGCAAATTCTGGGCGACAAGCATGGCGCGCTCATTCATCTAGGCGAGCGCGAATGCTCGATCCAACGCCGCTACCAGAAAATTCTCGAAGAAACCCCGTCTCCAGCCGTGTCAGCGGAACTGCGCTCACAGCTGACGGCAGCCGCGCTGACGGTCGCCAAGGCCGCCGGCTATTACAATGCCGGCACGGTCGAGTTCATCCTCGACTCGGAAGGACGGTTTTATTTTCTCGAAGTGAACGCGCGGCTGCAGGTCGAGCACCCCATTACCGAATGGGTCACGCGGCTCGATCTGGTACGAGAACAGATTCGTATCGCCGCTGGCGAGCATTTGGGCTTGCGACAGGACGACGTACAAGCAAAAGGTCATGCCCTCGAGTGCCGCATCTACGCGGAGGACCCGGCCAATGGGTTTTTCCCCTTTCCAGGCAAAATCCTGGCTTGGCAAGCGCCGCTCGGTCCCGGTATCAGAGTCGATGCCGGCATCGAACAGCACACCGAAGTCTCGGTGTACTACGATCCGCTGATCGCCAAATTCTCCACATGGGGGCAGGACCGCGAGCAAGCGCGGAAACGCATGGAAGCCGCGCTACGGCAGAGCGTCATCCTAGGTCTGACCACGAATGTCGAGTTTCTTCTCGACCTGATTGCCCATCCGGCGTTCGTGTCCGGGGAGACGCACACCGGCTTTTTGACCGAGCATTTTTCGCACTGGCAACCGCAGAGGCAAACTCACGTTTTTGAAGCTGCTCTGGCTGCCGTGCTCGGTCATTCTGTCACAAGCCGCACGGAAACTATGCCCCAGGCCGACCCAGAAACGCCCTGGCAACAGCTCGGCGGCTGGCGCATGGGTGCGTAG
- a CDS encoding MFS transporter: protein MTQGMNKKVLALLGLGHLMVDLNTGALPALLPFLKNTFDLSYTMTGMLVLVASLSSSLIQPVFGYLSDRSARAWLLPVGVIAATCGMATIGLAPNFGGLLLLIFISGLGIASYHPEAYKTAYLATGEKKATGISLFSVGGNIGYGLGPLVVAFCLTMFGQQGLLLLWVPGLLVGGLFLRALPWLSRNNESMAQQHRSGAAAPAPYALALVLGVVSLGACVHSGMVTYVPLYFSERGDTAIVVGSLLSLFLISGAVGTLIAGPLSDRIGHKKFLVLSMGVLCPLILLFLRSSGPMSIVILSIIGACLSPMFSVTLVIAQTLMKGRLGATAGLMTGLGIGAGGLGVTALGKVADVWGVETAMHVVSVLPLLPWALIWLLPSGASTRREPAGQFQPATAK, encoded by the coding sequence ATGACACAAGGGATGAACAAGAAAGTCTTGGCGCTGTTGGGGCTTGGCCATCTGATGGTGGACCTCAACACTGGCGCGCTGCCGGCGCTGTTGCCGTTCCTCAAAAACACGTTCGACCTTTCCTACACCATGACTGGGATGTTGGTGTTGGTCGCCAGCCTGTCTTCTTCTCTCATCCAGCCTGTGTTTGGCTATCTCTCGGACCGAAGTGCGCGGGCTTGGCTGTTGCCTGTCGGGGTGATCGCCGCGACCTGCGGCATGGCGACGATTGGGCTAGCACCGAACTTTGGCGGGTTACTGCTCTTGATTTTCATTAGCGGTCTTGGCATCGCCAGCTATCATCCGGAAGCCTACAAGACTGCGTACCTTGCCACTGGCGAGAAGAAGGCTACCGGCATTTCGCTCTTCTCGGTGGGCGGGAATATCGGCTACGGTCTCGGACCTTTGGTGGTGGCATTCTGCTTGACCATGTTTGGGCAACAGGGATTGCTGCTCTTGTGGGTGCCTGGGCTGCTGGTCGGCGGTTTGTTTCTGCGGGCGCTGCCATGGCTGTCGCGTAACAATGAGAGCATGGCGCAGCAGCACCGCAGCGGTGCTGCTGCGCCGGCACCCTATGCCCTGGCCCTCGTGCTCGGTGTGGTGTCTCTCGGTGCGTGCGTGCATTCGGGCATGGTGACCTATGTTCCTCTCTATTTCTCCGAGCGTGGAGATACCGCCATCGTGGTCGGCTCGCTGCTCTCGCTATTTTTGATTTCCGGGGCCGTGGGTACATTGATCGCCGGACCGCTGTCCGACCGCATCGGGCATAAGAAGTTTCTCGTGCTCAGCATGGGCGTGCTGTGTCCGTTGATTCTCCTCTTCTTGCGGTCGAGCGGACCGATGAGCATTGTCATCCTTTCGATTATTGGCGCCTGTTTATCGCCGATGTTCTCCGTGACACTCGTCATCGCGCAGACGCTTATGAAAGGTCGACTGGGCGCGACGGCGGGTTTGATGACCGGGCTTGGCATTGGTGCCGGCGGTCTGGGCGTGACCGCGCTGGGGAAAGTGGCCGACGTGTGGGGAGTGGAAACCGCGATGCACGTCGTGAGCGTGCTGCCGCTACTGCCTTGGGCATTGATCTGGCTTCTGCCCTCGGGTGCTTCCACTCGGCGGGAGCCCGCAGGGCAATTCCAACCGGCGACAGCGAAGTAA
- a CDS encoding biotin/lipoyl-binding protein, with protein sequence MKTTLHSGGRSLTVEYDKKGDDYAVVIDGQPVQARLLAALDGSLTLLVNDKPLRAHLARDGQRTLVSIEGRVYEFSHAPEKKAKFSTRDAGRLDPEIRSPMPGKILQVLVQAGAQVEAGQTLVLLEAMKMENALKAEGTGHVKKIHISPGDLVELGQLLVELEFSTLETAASQEN encoded by the coding sequence ATGAAAACGACTTTGCATTCCGGCGGACGATCGCTGACGGTCGAGTACGACAAGAAGGGGGACGATTACGCCGTCGTCATCGACGGACAGCCTGTGCAAGCCCGGCTCCTCGCCGCGCTGGATGGCTCGCTCACGCTGCTAGTAAACGACAAACCACTTCGCGCCCACCTCGCACGAGACGGACAACGCACCCTCGTCTCTATCGAAGGGCGGGTCTACGAATTCTCCCACGCGCCAGAGAAAAAGGCGAAATTCAGTACCCGAGACGCTGGTAGGCTCGATCCAGAGATCCGCTCTCCCATGCCGGGCAAAATCCTCCAAGTGCTTGTGCAAGCGGGGGCGCAAGTCGAAGCCGGACAAACCCTCGTCTTGCTCGAAGCCATGAAAATGGAAAACGCACTGAAGGCCGAGGGCACTGGACACGTGAAGAAGATTCACATCTCCCCCGGCGATTTAGTCGAGCTGGGTCAGCTCCTGGTCGAATTGGAGTTCAGCACCCTTGAAACGGCGGCGTCTCAAGAAAATTGA